One window of the Benincasa hispida cultivar B227 chromosome 3, ASM972705v1, whole genome shotgun sequence genome contains the following:
- the LOC120073417 gene encoding uncharacterized protein LOC120073417 — protein MRTVTSWQICMDYQKLNAAMKKDHFPLPFIDQVLDQLTGNDYFCFLDGYVRLQPDNDRTRRPIKVHIHLLIQTVCFSSHAVWFMQCTEHVSEVHDGNLLRVSRGFSRNLMDDFSVYRQTYEVCLKNFERILKRCEETNLC, from the coding sequence ATGAGGACCGTCACTAGCTGGCAGATTTGTATGGACTACCAAAAGCTCAATGCGGCGATGAAGAAGGAccatttccctttaccttttatTGATCAAGTGCTAGATCAACTAACAGGAAATGACtacttctgttttcttgatgggtATGTGAGGCTACAACCAGATAATGATCGCACCAGAAGACCAATAAAAGTCCACATTCACCTGCTCATACAGACCGTTTGCTTTTCGTCGCATGCTGTTTGGTTTATGCAATGCACCGAGCATGtttcagaggtgcatgatggcaatcttctccGAGTATCTCGAGGATTCAGTAGAAATcttatggatgatttctcagtttATAGGCAAACGTATGAAGTTTGTCTGAAAAACTTCGAGAGGATACTAAAAAGGTGCGAAGAGACCAATCtgtgctga